In the genome of Angustibacter luteus, one region contains:
- a CDS encoding NUDIX hydrolase: MRRSFALTSRIGDHAVAFAAVDGAVEPAAPRRAATVVLVRDAAAGPQAFLMRRTSTMAFAASMHVFPGGGVDPRDCDPAVPWSGPPLSAWAERLGVDEPDAAGLVCAAVRELFEECGVLLAGAGPDDVVADLSDDSWEADRLALLDRSLALSELLTRRSLTLRTDLLTAWSRWCTPVFEPRRYDTWFFVAALPTGQRAREVGGEADHAEWLDAGTAATGGGDGTLAMMPPTLVTLEDVAQAPDVAALLARQRQLSLVMPWLVRTGDGLAIEVDLDGEGGGRPGPAGGLEDRP, translated from the coding sequence ATGCGGCGATCGTTCGCCCTCACCTCGCGGATCGGGGACCACGCGGTCGCCTTCGCGGCCGTCGACGGTGCCGTCGAGCCGGCGGCCCCGCGCCGGGCCGCCACGGTCGTCCTGGTGCGCGACGCCGCAGCCGGACCGCAGGCGTTCCTCATGCGCCGGACGTCGACGATGGCGTTCGCCGCCTCCATGCACGTGTTCCCCGGTGGCGGGGTCGACCCGCGCGACTGCGACCCGGCCGTGCCCTGGAGCGGACCGCCGCTGAGCGCGTGGGCCGAGCGACTGGGCGTCGACGAGCCGGACGCCGCGGGGTTGGTCTGCGCCGCCGTCCGCGAGCTGTTCGAGGAGTGCGGCGTGCTGCTGGCGGGGGCGGGTCCGGACGACGTGGTCGCGGACCTCTCGGACGACAGCTGGGAGGCCGACCGGCTCGCCCTGCTGGACCGCAGCCTCGCGCTGTCCGAGCTGCTCACCCGGCGCTCACTGACCCTGCGTACTGACCTGCTGACCGCCTGGAGTCGTTGGTGCACACCGGTCTTCGAGCCGCGCCGGTACGACACCTGGTTCTTCGTCGCTGCCCTGCCGACCGGTCAGCGGGCCCGCGAGGTCGGTGGCGAGGCGGACCACGCCGAGTGGCTCGACGCCGGGACGGCAGCGACCGGTGGCGGTGACGGGACGCTCGCCATGATGCCGCCGACGCTCGTCACGCTCGAGGACGTCGCCCAGGCGCCGGACGTCGCGGCGCTGCTCGCCCGGCAGCGTCAGCTGAGCCTGGTGATGCCGTGGTTGGTGCGCACCGGCGACGGCCTGGCCATCGAGGTCGACCTGGACGGCGAGGGTGGCGGCCGGCCCGGCCCCGCCGGTGGGCTGGAGGACCGGCCGTGA
- a CDS encoding alpha/beta hydrolase, protein MSSRGVLDQPAPPPDAVLRYGPLPEHVIDVRWPAAATAAPLVVVVHGGYWREEYDRTHAGPQCVGLAAAGYAVAAIEYRRTGSGNGWDELSADVAAALEQVGGLVAGAAQQAGMDVDPARTVLVGHSAGGHLVAWAAATRDLPGVVGAVSLAGVLDLTLADDLRLDVGPGGPAVHVLLGGSRVDVPQRYAAADPTRLGPPAIPVVALHGDADDVAPLALSESYCAATGQRLVVLAGTDHFAWIDPQSTAWPHELAAIDALARSP, encoded by the coding sequence GTGAGCTCCCGCGGCGTCCTCGACCAGCCCGCTCCCCCGCCTGACGCGGTGCTGCGGTACGGCCCGCTGCCCGAGCACGTGATCGACGTCCGGTGGCCGGCGGCCGCCACGGCCGCCCCGCTGGTCGTGGTCGTGCACGGCGGCTACTGGCGCGAGGAGTACGACCGCACGCACGCCGGGCCGCAGTGCGTCGGGCTCGCTGCGGCCGGCTACGCCGTCGCCGCGATCGAGTACCGCCGGACCGGGTCGGGGAACGGCTGGGACGAGCTGTCCGCGGACGTCGCCGCCGCGCTCGAGCAGGTCGGTGGACTGGTCGCCGGGGCGGCCCAGCAGGCCGGCATGGACGTCGACCCCGCCCGCACGGTGCTCGTCGGGCACAGCGCCGGCGGGCACCTGGTGGCCTGGGCGGCGGCGACCCGCGACCTGCCCGGCGTCGTCGGCGCGGTCAGCCTGGCCGGCGTCCTGGACCTCACGCTCGCCGACGACCTGCGACTGGACGTCGGCCCCGGCGGTCCCGCCGTGCACGTCCTGCTCGGCGGGTCGCGGGTCGACGTCCCGCAGCGGTACGCCGCCGCCGACCCGACCCGCCTCGGTCCGCCCGCGATCCCGGTGGTCGCGCTGCACGGTGACGCGGACGACGTGGCGCCCCTCGCGCTGAGCGAGTCGTACTGCGCCGCGACCGGCCAGCGGCTCGTCGTCCTGGCCGGCACCGACCACTTCGCCTGGATCGACCCCCAGTCCACCGCCTGGCCGCACGAGCTGGCCGCGATCGACGCCCTCGCCCGCTCCCCCTAG
- a CDS encoding RidA family protein, producing the protein MSDAQGAVEQRLAELGLTVPDVAPPVAVYVPAVRDGALVWTSGQLPMVGGQLAATGKVGEGDGLVSPEDAKDLARTCALNALAAVKSAIGDLDLVERVVKVVGFVASDPAFTGQPGVVNGASELLGQAFGDAGIHARSAVGVAVLPLDAPVEVEITVRVR; encoded by the coding sequence ATGTCGGACGCGCAGGGAGCCGTCGAGCAGCGACTGGCGGAGCTCGGCCTGACCGTGCCGGACGTCGCCCCGCCGGTCGCCGTCTACGTGCCCGCCGTCCGGGACGGCGCGCTGGTCTGGACGTCGGGACAGCTGCCCATGGTGGGTGGCCAGCTCGCCGCGACCGGCAAGGTGGGCGAGGGCGACGGGCTCGTGTCCCCCGAGGACGCCAAGGACCTCGCCCGCACCTGCGCGCTGAACGCGCTGGCCGCGGTGAAGTCGGCGATCGGCGACCTCGACCTGGTCGAGCGGGTCGTCAAGGTCGTCGGTTTCGTGGCCAGCGACCCGGCGTTCACCGGCCAGCCCGGTGTGGTCAACGGGGCCAGCGAGCTGCTCGGCCAGGCCTTCGGCGACGCCGGGATCCACGCCCGCAGCGCGGTGGGCGTCGCGGTCCTGCCGCTGGACGCCCCGGTCGAGGTGGAGATCACCGTCCGGGTGCGCTGA
- a CDS encoding response regulator transcription factor has protein sequence MTDSIRVVVVDDQAMVRQGFAALLAAQDGITVAGDAADGEAAVRAVRTHDPDVVLMDIRMPVLDGIEATRRIMAMPGDRHPKVLVLTTFDLDDYVFEALRAGASGFLLKDARADELVQAVRVVAAGDGLLAPTVTRRLIAEFARRPASSSARPTRLNALTPRETEVLELIAAGLSNGEIADRLVLAEQTVKTHVGRILTKLDLRDRAQAVVLAYETGLVRPST, from the coding sequence GTGACCGACTCGATCCGGGTGGTCGTCGTCGACGACCAGGCGATGGTGCGGCAGGGCTTCGCCGCGCTGCTGGCCGCGCAGGACGGGATCACCGTCGCCGGTGACGCGGCCGACGGTGAGGCCGCGGTGCGCGCGGTGCGCACCCACGACCCGGACGTCGTCCTGATGGACATCCGGATGCCCGTGCTGGACGGCATCGAGGCGACCCGGCGGATCATGGCCATGCCTGGCGACCGGCACCCCAAGGTGCTGGTGTTGACCACGTTCGACCTCGATGACTACGTGTTCGAGGCGTTGCGGGCGGGGGCGAGCGGGTTCCTGCTCAAGGACGCCCGGGCGGACGAGCTGGTGCAGGCGGTGCGGGTGGTGGCCGCCGGCGACGGCCTGCTGGCGCCCACGGTGACCCGCCGGCTGATCGCCGAGTTCGCGCGGCGGCCGGCGTCGTCGTCCGCCCGACCGACCCGGCTCAACGCGCTGACCCCACGCGAGACCGAGGTGCTCGAGCTCATCGCCGCGGGCCTGTCGAACGGCGAGATCGCCGACCGGCTGGTGCTGGCCGAGCAGACGGTGAAGACCCACGTCGGCCGGATCCTGACCAAGCTGGACCTGCGCGACCGCGCCCAGGCCGTCGTCCTGGCGTACGAGACGGGCCTGGTCCGCCCCTCCACGTGA
- a CDS encoding MBL fold metallo-hydrolase — protein sequence MTGLLGTPSGDWHGGAASPRALCVLAPNPSPMTLDGTNTWVLHEPGASTALVVDPGPDDEGHLQAVLTAVRSRGAQVAKVLLTHAHLDHSAGARRFAELSDAPVLALDPLQRSGSEGLGEGDVVHADDLDVQVVATPGHTSDSLSFLLPADSAVLTGDTVLGRGTTVVAHPDGRLEDYLESLQRLGSLADSGAVHTVLPGHGPVLADAGAVVRAYLAHRQSRLAQVSAALEAGDRTPREVVERVYADVDRALWPAAELSVRAQLEYLSGRS from the coding sequence GTGACCGGACTGCTCGGAACGCCCTCGGGTGACTGGCACGGCGGTGCGGCGTCGCCCCGCGCGCTGTGCGTGCTGGCGCCGAACCCTTCACCGATGACCCTGGACGGCACCAACACGTGGGTGCTGCACGAACCCGGCGCCTCGACCGCACTGGTGGTGGATCCCGGTCCGGACGACGAGGGCCACCTGCAGGCCGTCCTGACAGCCGTCCGATCGCGTGGCGCGCAGGTCGCGAAGGTGCTGCTCACCCACGCCCACCTGGACCACAGTGCCGGTGCTCGACGCTTCGCCGAGCTCAGCGACGCTCCGGTGCTGGCCCTGGACCCGTTGCAGCGCAGCGGGTCCGAGGGGTTGGGCGAGGGGGACGTCGTCCACGCCGATGACCTCGACGTGCAGGTCGTCGCCACCCCCGGGCACACGAGCGACTCGCTGTCGTTCCTGCTGCCGGCGGACAGTGCGGTGCTGACCGGCGACACCGTGCTGGGACGCGGGACCACCGTCGTCGCCCACCCGGACGGACGGCTCGAGGACTACCTGGAGTCGTTGCAGCGCCTGGGATCCCTGGCCGACTCAGGCGCCGTGCACACCGTGCTGCCCGGGCACGGGCCGGTCCTGGCCGACGCCGGTGCCGTCGTCCGGGCGTACCTCGCGCACCGGCAGAGCCGGCTGGCGCAGGTCAGCGCTGCGCTCGAGGCCGGGGACCGCACGCCTCGTGAGGTCGTCGAGCGGGTCTACGCGGACGTCGACCGGGCCCTGTGGCCGGCCGCCGAGCTGTCCGTGCGGGCCCAGCTGGAGTACCTCAGCGGCCGGAGTTGA
- a CDS encoding putative bifunctional diguanylate cyclase/phosphodiesterase — protein sequence MQIGRRQRAGSRLFVVYAIASFVPLAVLGAALLHGYQDQGAARGRDQGRAQAAVIEEMAVAPALSGADLSTGLTGAERERLQAATDLAIFNGSVARLRLRSFDGAVPFSDDGSRDGAVPVEDEAFQRAAHGHVDVRLVDDPEQATDVTVRVLQPIVAASSGQATGVLEVYLPYGEIARAVEADGRRTVWKVGGGLVVLYAVLALISWWTTRALRRHAAAHEHQALHDALTGLPNRLMFRRRAEAALARGRKGDGGALVLVDLDHFKEVNDTLGHHAGDELLRVVAQRLRDQLRTDDTVARLGGDEFGLVLPGNTDRAATVALLGRIRTELAREIVIGTVSLHVVASFGVCFYPDDAGDLESLIQHADTAMYQGKHGPTGVIVYEPDSAQHPNHSLVVQAELRHALERDELVLHYQPKLELGSGEVHGVEALVRWQHPERGLLPPSEFLPVAERSDLIEPLTTWVLRRALRDQQEWTAQGLDWTVAVNISARNLSSLDFARTVGGLVSESGVHPDRLHLEVTETALAFDADAAAEVVHALAAQGLSISVDDFGIGYTSLSQLRSLAVSEVKIDRTFVAGLSDNEQDRAIVGSVIGLGHSLGCMVTAEGVETQDVADWLQDAGCDRAQGFLWMRPAPWTQVATALQNREPVSAGSSDERSAR from the coding sequence ATGCAGATCGGACGGCGTCAACGCGCGGGCTCACGCCTGTTCGTCGTCTACGCGATCGCCAGCTTCGTCCCCCTCGCCGTGCTCGGCGCGGCCCTGCTGCACGGGTACCAGGACCAGGGCGCGGCCCGCGGTCGTGACCAGGGGCGCGCGCAGGCCGCGGTCATCGAGGAGATGGCCGTCGCCCCGGCGCTGAGCGGCGCCGACCTGTCCACCGGACTCACCGGGGCCGAACGGGAACGGCTGCAGGCCGCCACCGACCTCGCCATCTTCAACGGCTCCGTGGCCCGGCTGCGGCTGCGCAGCTTCGACGGGGCGGTGCCGTTCTCCGACGACGGCTCCCGGGACGGCGCGGTGCCCGTCGAGGACGAGGCGTTCCAGCGCGCCGCGCACGGACACGTCGACGTCCGGCTGGTCGACGACCCCGAGCAGGCCACGGACGTGACGGTGCGGGTGCTGCAGCCGATCGTCGCCGCCTCCAGCGGCCAGGCGACCGGCGTCCTGGAGGTCTACCTGCCCTACGGCGAGATCGCCCGGGCGGTCGAGGCCGACGGCCGGCGGACCGTGTGGAAGGTGGGCGGCGGCCTCGTCGTCCTCTACGCCGTGCTCGCCCTCATCTCCTGGTGGACCACCCGTGCGCTGCGCCGGCACGCCGCCGCGCACGAGCACCAGGCCCTGCACGACGCCCTGACCGGGCTGCCGAACCGGCTGATGTTCCGCCGTCGGGCCGAGGCCGCGCTGGCCCGTGGCCGCAAGGGTGACGGCGGCGCGCTGGTGCTGGTCGACCTCGACCACTTCAAGGAAGTCAACGACACCCTCGGCCACCACGCCGGCGACGAGCTGCTGCGGGTGGTCGCCCAGCGGCTGCGCGACCAGCTGCGCACCGACGACACCGTCGCGCGGCTAGGCGGCGACGAGTTCGGCCTGGTGCTGCCCGGCAACACCGACCGGGCCGCCACGGTGGCCCTGCTCGGCCGGATCCGCACCGAGCTGGCTCGCGAGATCGTCATCGGCACCGTGTCCCTGCACGTGGTCGCCAGCTTCGGCGTCTGCTTCTACCCGGACGACGCGGGCGACCTGGAGTCGCTGATCCAGCACGCGGACACCGCCATGTACCAGGGCAAGCACGGCCCGACCGGCGTGATCGTCTACGAGCCGGACTCGGCCCAGCACCCGAACCACTCGCTCGTCGTCCAGGCCGAGCTGCGGCACGCGCTCGAGCGCGACGAGCTCGTCCTGCACTACCAGCCCAAGCTCGAGCTCGGCTCGGGCGAGGTGCACGGCGTCGAGGCGCTGGTGCGCTGGCAGCACCCCGAGCGCGGCCTGCTGCCGCCGTCGGAGTTCCTGCCGGTGGCCGAGCGCTCGGACCTCATCGAGCCCCTCACCACCTGGGTGCTGCGCCGCGCGCTGCGCGACCAGCAGGAGTGGACGGCGCAGGGCCTGGACTGGACCGTCGCGGTGAACATCTCGGCGCGCAACCTCTCCTCCCTGGACTTCGCCCGGACCGTAGGAGGCCTGGTCAGCGAGTCCGGCGTCCACCCGGACCGGCTGCACCTGGAGGTCACCGAGACGGCACTGGCGTTCGACGCCGACGCCGCAGCCGAGGTCGTGCACGCGCTGGCCGCCCAGGGGCTCTCGATCTCGGTCGACGACTTCGGCATCGGCTACACCAGCCTGTCCCAGCTGCGCTCGCTCGCCGTGTCCGAGGTGAAGATCGACCGCACGTTCGTCGCCGGACTGTCGGACAACGAGCAGGACCGGGCGATCGTCGGCTCGGTGATCGGACTGGGCCACAGCCTGGGCTGCATGGTCACCGCCGAGGGCGTCGAGACCCAGGACGTCGCCGACTGGCTGCAGGACGCCGGGTGCGACCGCGCGCAGGGCTTCCTGTGGATGCGACCGGCGCCCTGGACCCAGGTCGCCACGGCACTGCAGAACAGGGAGCCGGTCTCCGCCGGTTCGTCCGACGAGAGGTCTGCCCGATGA
- a CDS encoding ABC transporter substrate-binding protein, which yields MTTTARRRRTGTAVLAVAAALVAVCASACGTSQPTAKTAGSNVKPTLDRSLNSLLPAAVRDAGVLRVGTDASYAPMSFFGPDGRTIVGMEPDLGYAIGQVLGVRLEFIRTDFTDILPEVQNGQLDVGMSAMTDTAEREKQVDFVNYLSAGTSIVVQRGNPSGVTDLKDLCGKKVALEKGTIQVDLVKRSQRSCGGVPIVLSTYATNSDALVQLRTGRAVAVLNDFAPAAYLTTDARTKAHYQLASTNQYEPGQYGMAVNKNQPAIRDAIAGALDALNRNGSYLGVLDHWGVAGGAMDDVTVNSGR from the coding sequence ATGACCACCACCGCGCGCCGCCGGCGCACCGGCACCGCCGTGCTGGCCGTGGCCGCAGCCCTGGTCGCCGTGTGCGCCAGCGCCTGCGGGACGAGCCAGCCCACCGCGAAGACGGCCGGCTCGAACGTCAAGCCGACCCTCGACCGGTCACTGAACAGCCTGCTGCCGGCGGCCGTGCGGGACGCCGGAGTGCTGCGGGTCGGCACGGACGCGTCGTACGCGCCGATGTCGTTCTTCGGTCCGGACGGGCGCACCATCGTGGGCATGGAACCCGACCTGGGCTACGCCATCGGCCAGGTCCTCGGCGTGCGTCTGGAGTTCATCCGGACCGACTTCACGGACATCCTCCCCGAGGTCCAGAACGGCCAGCTGGACGTCGGGATGTCGGCGATGACCGACACCGCCGAGCGCGAGAAGCAGGTCGACTTCGTCAACTACCTGAGCGCCGGCACCTCGATCGTCGTGCAGCGCGGCAACCCGTCGGGCGTCACGGACCTGAAGGACCTGTGCGGCAAGAAGGTCGCGCTGGAGAAGGGGACGATCCAGGTCGACCTGGTCAAGCGGTCCCAGCGCAGCTGCGGCGGCGTGCCGATCGTGCTGTCGACGTACGCGACCAACTCGGACGCCCTCGTCCAGCTGCGCACCGGCCGCGCCGTCGCGGTGCTGAACGACTTCGCACCGGCCGCCTACCTGACCACGGACGCGCGCACCAAGGCGCACTACCAGCTCGCCTCGACGAACCAGTACGAGCCGGGGCAGTACGGGATGGCGGTCAACAAGAACCAGCCCGCGATCCGGGACGCCATCGCCGGGGCGCTGGATGCGTTGAACCGCAACGGCTCCTACCTGGGCGTCCTGGACCACTGGGGAGTCGCCGGCGGCGCCATGGACGACGTCACGGTCAACTCCGGCCGCTGA
- a CDS encoding DUF4177 domain-containing protein: protein MAKWEYATVPLIVHATKQILDQWGEDGWELVQVVTGDQGNLVAYLKREK from the coding sequence ATGGCCAAGTGGGAGTACGCGACCGTTCCGCTCATCGTGCACGCGACCAAGCAGATCCTCGACCAGTGGGGCGAGGACGGCTGGGAGCTCGTGCAGGTCGTCACCGGGGACCAGGGCAACCTGGTCGCCTACCTGAAGCGGGAGAAGTGA
- a CDS encoding sensor histidine kinase, translating into MRIPRPHPLRRLRAAPAATARGWQHVESALLRWSEPAALSPDPRRRLRLTLAAWTVAVALSVIAFGTSGEVYDVDTLGYGLMPFVGLLAGLPFGLVLTRPTLGLLISEVSAFALAITLPVADSDPWTWLTVQSLVIFALLFAVALREPLQRVVGAWAATVLLFAWGSAPDVRTGWMVGVTIIVVVGLLVSRLARTNRALSRQTAVSSAETQRRLVLEERARIARDLHDIVAHHMSLVVVQAETAGYRHPDLPDVAREELESISASARAALAETRALLAVLRNEDDEAEHAPQPGLELLAELVEGARRAGQDVEADVRLGGDALRPGTSLAAYRIVQESLANAARHAPGAAVRVVVARDGSALRVSVVNDRPPEPVAADLDPDGAGHGIIGMRERAGAEGGSLDAAPSADGGFVVRAELPLGAP; encoded by the coding sequence GTGAGGATTCCCCGACCCCATCCGCTGCGCCGGCTGCGCGCCGCACCGGCCGCGACGGCCCGCGGCTGGCAGCACGTCGAGTCGGCGCTGCTGCGCTGGAGCGAGCCCGCGGCGCTCAGCCCCGACCCGCGCCGCCGCCTGCGACTGACCCTGGCCGCCTGGACCGTCGCGGTCGCGCTGTCGGTCATCGCGTTCGGCACCAGCGGCGAGGTGTACGACGTCGACACCCTCGGCTACGGGCTGATGCCGTTCGTCGGGCTGCTGGCCGGGTTGCCGTTCGGGCTGGTGCTGACCCGGCCGACGCTGGGGCTGCTGATCAGCGAGGTCTCGGCGTTCGCGCTGGCCATCACGCTGCCGGTCGCGGACTCCGACCCGTGGACGTGGCTCACCGTGCAGTCGCTGGTGATCTTCGCGCTGCTGTTCGCGGTCGCGCTGCGCGAGCCGCTGCAGCGGGTGGTCGGGGCGTGGGCCGCGACGGTGCTGCTGTTCGCCTGGGGCTCGGCGCCGGACGTCCGGACCGGCTGGATGGTGGGCGTCACCATCATCGTGGTCGTCGGCCTGCTGGTCAGCCGGCTGGCGCGCACCAACCGGGCGCTGTCCCGGCAGACGGCGGTGAGCTCGGCCGAGACCCAGCGGCGGCTGGTGCTGGAGGAGCGCGCGCGGATCGCCCGCGACCTGCACGACATCGTCGCGCACCACATGTCGCTGGTCGTGGTGCAGGCCGAGACCGCGGGCTACCGCCACCCGGACCTGCCCGACGTCGCGCGCGAGGAGCTCGAGTCGATCAGCGCGTCCGCTCGGGCGGCGCTGGCTGAGACGCGGGCGCTGCTCGCGGTGCTGCGCAACGAGGACGACGAGGCCGAGCACGCCCCGCAGCCCGGGCTGGAGCTGCTGGCCGAGCTGGTGGAGGGGGCCCGTCGGGCCGGGCAGGACGTCGAGGCGGACGTCCGGCTGGGCGGGGACGCGCTGCGGCCCGGAACGTCCCTCGCCGCCTACCGGATCGTGCAGGAGTCGCTGGCGAACGCCGCCCGGCACGCTCCCGGGGCGGCGGTGCGCGTGGTGGTGGCGCGGGACGGGTCCGCGCTGCGGGTCTCGGTCGTCAACGACCGGCCGCCGGAGCCCGTCGCGGCCGACCTGGACCCCGACGGCGCCGGGCACGGCATCATCGGGATGCGCGAGCGCGCGGGGGCCGAGGGCGGTTCCCTGGACGCCGCGCCCTCCGCGGACGGCGGTTTCGTCGTCCGGGCCGAGCTGCCGTTGGGAGCGCCGTGA
- a CDS encoding alpha/beta-hydrolase family protein produces the protein MREGTQQRTSTPIGRRILVVLAALLVFGAVSGSAAWAGGRPRSTASETSDAAAAAVRSLTGDGDPRATAALLPADFGAVMGYWPVVVRAGGRTVLERASGSCSSPFGDTRYDFSAACRQHDLGYDLLRYADRTGHPLGAWARAAVDRAFDRHLNERCGGPACAAAAAVYAGAVDVNSVRQLYRVPAIETPMHWGLAGSAGALVLLLGWWRRLRVRTATVLARLARAAARRVTVGLPTLLGAIGLGASLVPTILPRPLLVQAVVSAVVAVQLVAVGALARRAVARMRTMRPNRLPPTVQRWGTTALAMAAITAGVVAGHARSAELLTGMGQAAPSLAETALAAGLAGALGTVLVAAGRGLAWTARAAWRSRRVRVALLVPVLAVGSTVGFAAPRDASAGIDVGSKGRRYLAHGLTADQISQVTGKPARQPIRTYVGLGAAADPQDRARLAVRQLDQLGGFDRAAVLVLMPTGSGWVDPAGVGAAEYLYGGDIASVAVQYDDVPSWVAYLKGGGAGRQTATAVLDAVRARVDAMPAQRRPHVLLFGESLGALSGLHAPVGRADAALWVGVPGPARERAEQVSADPSQQVLLHADDPVAAWSPELAWRDTAQWSRPWVPGFSFWQGVGDLVSAYWTPDGYGHRYSTEMVDAWVRAAHPSAAGSPVAARLPQVRAAVGDLAAVG, from the coding sequence ATGCGCGAGGGCACGCAGCAGCGGACGAGTACGCCGATCGGACGACGCATCCTGGTGGTGCTGGCGGCGCTCCTGGTGTTCGGGGCGGTCAGCGGGTCCGCGGCCTGGGCCGGCGGCCGGCCGCGCTCGACCGCCTCCGAGACCTCCGACGCCGCGGCAGCGGCCGTGCGGTCGCTGACCGGGGACGGCGACCCCCGGGCGACCGCGGCGCTGCTACCGGCGGACTTCGGCGCGGTGATGGGCTACTGGCCCGTCGTCGTGCGGGCCGGCGGCCGAACCGTGCTGGAGCGCGCGAGCGGGAGCTGCTCGTCCCCGTTCGGCGACACCCGCTACGACTTCTCCGCGGCCTGCCGCCAGCACGACCTCGGCTACGACCTGCTCCGCTACGCCGACCGGACCGGCCACCCGCTCGGCGCCTGGGCCCGCGCCGCCGTGGACCGGGCGTTCGACCGGCACCTGAACGAGCGCTGCGGCGGCCCGGCCTGCGCAGCGGCCGCGGCGGTCTACGCCGGCGCCGTGGACGTCAACTCCGTGCGCCAGCTCTACCGGGTACCCGCGATCGAGACCCCTATGCACTGGGGACTGGCGGGGTCGGCCGGCGCGCTGGTCCTGCTGCTCGGCTGGTGGCGGCGGCTGCGGGTCCGCACGGCGACCGTGCTCGCCCGGCTGGCCAGGGCCGCCGCTCGGCGGGTCACCGTGGGCCTGCCCACCCTGCTGGGCGCGATCGGTCTCGGCGCCTCACTGGTCCCGACGATCCTGCCCCGCCCCCTGCTCGTGCAGGCCGTGGTGTCGGCCGTCGTCGCCGTCCAGCTGGTCGCCGTCGGTGCGCTGGCCCGTCGGGCCGTGGCACGGATGCGCACGATGCGACCGAACCGGCTGCCCCCGACCGTGCAGCGCTGGGGCACGACGGCGTTGGCGATGGCGGCCATCACCGCGGGCGTCGTCGCCGGCCACGCCCGCAGCGCCGAGCTGCTCACCGGGATGGGCCAGGCGGCGCCGTCCCTGGCCGAAACCGCCCTGGCCGCCGGGCTCGCCGGCGCGCTCGGGACGGTGCTCGTCGCGGCCGGCCGCGGCCTGGCGTGGACGGCCCGCGCCGCGTGGCGCTCACGCCGCGTCCGGGTCGCCCTGCTGGTACCGGTGCTCGCGGTCGGCTCGACGGTGGGCTTCGCGGCGCCGCGCGACGCGTCGGCCGGGATCGACGTCGGCAGCAAGGGACGCCGCTACCTGGCCCACGGACTCACGGCCGACCAGATCAGCCAGGTGACCGGGAAGCCTGCACGGCAACCGATCCGGACCTACGTCGGGCTCGGCGCGGCCGCCGATCCGCAGGACCGGGCGCGGCTGGCCGTGCGTCAGCTCGACCAGCTCGGCGGCTTCGACCGCGCCGCGGTGCTGGTGCTGATGCCGACCGGCTCGGGCTGGGTCGACCCGGCGGGCGTCGGCGCCGCGGAGTACCTGTACGGCGGCGACATCGCCTCCGTGGCCGTGCAGTACGACGACGTGCCGAGCTGGGTCGCGTACCTGAAGGGCGGGGGGGCCGGGCGCCAGACCGCGACCGCGGTACTGGACGCCGTCCGGGCCCGGGTCGACGCGATGCCGGCCCAGCGCCGCCCCCACGTGCTGCTGTTCGGCGAGTCGCTGGGCGCGCTGTCCGGGCTGCACGCCCCGGTCGGGCGGGCGGACGCCGCGCTGTGGGTCGGCGTGCCGGGGCCGGCCCGCGAGCGCGCCGAGCAGGTGTCGGCGGACCCGAGCCAGCAGGTGCTGCTGCACGCCGACGACCCGGTGGCGGCCTGGTCCCCGGAGCTGGCGTGGCGCGACACGGCGCAGTGGAGCCGGCCGTGGGTGCCGGGGTTCAGCTTCTGGCAGGGGGTCGGCGACCTCGTCTCGGCCTACTGGACGCCGGACGGCTACGGCCACCGGTACTCCACCGAGATGGTCGACGCGTGGGTGCGGGCGGCGCACCCCTCGGCGGCGGGCAGCCCGGTGGCGGCCCGGTTGCCGCAGGTGCGGGCGGCGGTCGGCGACCTCGCGGCGGTGGGCTGA